In Paenibacillus sp. G2S3, a single window of DNA contains:
- a CDS encoding LytTR family DNA-binding domain-containing protein, whose product MINIAICDDDFKTTECIERLIINHPIQQTVKIEVSIFYSGESFTKAIQHGCPFDIIFMDIEMKGISGITAGHILRRDCDNDRVRLIYVSSHEEYHVQLFDVQPSGFIKKPIHNESFEKKLISMIQQIKVKRQQSQPKLLPVHQSGTKLLIPIRNIMYLASDRRKIILQTTEDQTEYYSTLSIEEEKLPSKQFVRIHQSYLVNFDYIKQIQGKKIVLTSGEELPISDKQSTVVKKSYLQFRGSLLE is encoded by the coding sequence ATGATAAATATTGCTATTTGTGATGATGATTTCAAGACAACAGAATGTATTGAGAGATTGATCATTAACCATCCCATTCAGCAGACCGTAAAGATAGAGGTATCCATATTCTATTCTGGTGAAAGTTTCACGAAAGCCATTCAACATGGTTGTCCATTTGATATTATTTTTATGGATATAGAAATGAAAGGAATAAGCGGAATAACCGCGGGTCATATATTACGGAGAGATTGTGATAATGATAGGGTTCGATTGATTTACGTATCGAGCCACGAAGAGTATCATGTTCAACTATTTGACGTTCAACCTTCTGGTTTTATAAAGAAGCCTATACATAACGAGTCTTTTGAAAAAAAACTAATCTCTATGATTCAGCAAATAAAGGTCAAACGTCAGCAAAGCCAACCAAAATTACTGCCTGTACACCAAAGTGGAACTAAACTACTTATTCCAATCCGTAATATTATGTACTTGGCAAGTGACCGCCGAAAAATCATTTTGCAAACAACGGAAGATCAAACGGAATATTACAGTACTTTATCTATAGAAGAAGAAAAGCTACCATCGAAGCAGTTTGTGCGGATTCATCAATCGTATCTTGTGAATTTCGATTACATCAAACAAATTCAGGGCAAAAAAATTGTATTGACGAGTGGGGAAGAACTTCCGATCAGCGATAAGCAAAGCACCGTAGTGAAAAAGAGCTATTTGCAATTCAGGGGGAGTCTGCTTGAATAA
- a CDS encoding ABC transporter ATP-binding protein, with product MNTTIFEAEGLTKQYGSANALQNINMQIKQGDIYGFVGENGAGKTTLMKIISGLVYPTKGTIQLMGKSSEKDIARVRKKMGVLIELPALYPHMNAEENLSFYCKIHGISDLNRIKDVLNLVGLTDVENKNTSEYSLGMRQRLGLAISLLNEPEFLVLDEPINGLDPAGIVEMRKLLAKLAHEKGVTILISSHILSELQLLATKFGFIHKGQFIKEVSVEELLQSAETQICIKTVEIEAAINVLKNDLNIHSITLSESGEILVPKDLTDLEQLMSTLIKQGIPLEGINLSTTNLEHYYMDLIGE from the coding sequence ATGAATACAACAATCTTTGAAGCTGAGGGATTAACTAAACAGTATGGCAGTGCAAATGCGCTTCAAAATATAAATATGCAGATTAAACAGGGTGATATCTATGGCTTTGTAGGTGAGAACGGAGCAGGTAAAACCACACTCATGAAAATAATTAGTGGATTAGTTTATCCTACAAAAGGGACTATCCAATTGATGGGTAAAAGTAGTGAGAAGGACATCGCACGGGTCAGAAAAAAAATGGGGGTTTTAATAGAGCTTCCTGCCCTCTATCCCCATATGAACGCCGAAGAGAATTTAAGCTTTTATTGCAAGATTCATGGTATTTCGGATCTCAACAGAATTAAAGATGTACTGAATCTGGTGGGACTAACGGACGTTGAAAACAAAAATACATCAGAATATTCTCTGGGTATGCGTCAACGCTTAGGGCTGGCTATCTCCCTTCTCAACGAACCGGAATTTTTAGTTTTGGATGAACCGATTAATGGACTTGATCCTGCAGGAATTGTAGAAATGAGAAAATTATTGGCTAAGCTGGCACATGAAAAAGGGGTTACCATCTTGATTTCCAGCCACATTTTGAGTGAACTCCAATTGTTAGCTACCAAATTCGGGTTTATTCATAAAGGGCAGTTCATTAAGGAAGTCTCTGTGGAAGAACTCTTGCAATCAGCCGAAACGCAAATTTGCATTAAGACCGTTGAAATAGAAGCAGCCATAAACGTGCTCAAGAACGATCTTAATATTCATTCGATCACATTGTCAGAATCCGGAGAAATATTGGTTCCCAAGGATTTGACAGATCTTGAACAGTTAATGTCAACGTTAATTAAACAAGGGATTCCACTTGAAGGAATCAACCTGTCCACAACAAATCTTGAGCATTATTACATGGATCTGATAGGAGAATGA
- a CDS encoding substrate-binding domain-containing protein: MITSEIDCVYHDHYHGAYKTTQYLIENGHQEIGYISMAFDGVTSREDRYRGYLQAMLDHDLPVNNRNIYLSCSEDYMHQLNAPNMQLESFLDHTSALTAVVCADDYIATSCLYTAISMQILVSDQLSIIGFTDIQLASLLPVPLTTARQATEKLGQAAVYRVIKRMDNSREGALTIKIDSLSHLYA; the protein is encoded by the coding sequence ATGATTACATCGGAGATTGACTGCGTTTATCATGATCATTACCATGGGGCTTATAAGACCACCCAGTATTTGATTGAAAATGGTCACCAGGAAATCGGATATATCTCAATGGCCTTTGACGGTGTGACGAGCAGGGAAGATCGGTATAGAGGTTATCTTCAAGCTATGTTGGATCATGATCTGCCGGTAAACAACCGTAATATTTACTTGAGCTGCTCTGAAGATTATATGCATCAGTTGAATGCTCCGAATATGCAGCTGGAGTCTTTTTTAGACCATACTTCGGCGTTAACGGCAGTTGTATGCGCAGACGACTATATCGCTACATCGTGCTTGTACACGGCAATCTCGATGCAAATTTTGGTTTCGGATCAATTGTCTATTATAGGGTTTACCGACATTCAATTGGCGAGCTTGCTGCCGGTTCCATTAACTACCGCAAGACAAGCGACAGAGAAACTCGGACAAGCTGCCGTATATCGAGTTATTAAGCGGATGGATAATTCACGTGAAGGGGCGTTAACGATTAAAATTGATAGCCTGTCTCACCTTTACGCGTAG
- a CDS encoding winged helix-turn-helix domain-containing protein — MDNQEHEKERIPLLYIQTANHVMEEIRKRKLQPHDLVPSEGEITKLYGVSRMTAKLALQILEKKGIVYRHARRGTFVSADYHVHSGEQMLEKAIEKKEPVRRIALVIPNMDDYIGD; from the coding sequence ATGGATAATCAGGAGCATGAAAAAGAGCGGATACCGCTATTGTATATACAGACAGCAAATCATGTGATGGAAGAAATACGGAAGAGGAAGCTTCAGCCACATGATCTCGTCCCCTCTGAAGGGGAGATTACCAAGTTGTACGGTGTCAGCCGCATGACGGCGAAGCTTGCACTGCAGATCTTGGAGAAAAAAGGGATCGTTTATCGCCATGCCCGCCGTGGGACATTCGTATCTGCTGATTACCATGTGCATTCCGGGGAACAGATGCTGGAGAAGGCGATCGAGAAGAAAGAACCGGTACGAAGGATTGCATTGGTGATTCCTAATATGGATGATTACATCGGAGATTGA
- a CDS encoding helix-turn-helix domain-containing protein — MQVFEDWNLKVKKTFNATSNKEVLTVSEAGSLLGLSKDQMKSYVDQHKLTKVPIMRSVVRYLILKSEIDTILKKN; from the coding sequence GTGCAGGTGTTTGAAGACTGGAATTTAAAAGTGAAAAAAACCTTTAACGCTACAAGCAACAAGGAAGTATTGACTGTGTCTGAAGCTGGTAGCTTGCTTGGTCTGTCTAAAGATCAAATGAAAAGCTATGTAGACCAACATAAGTTAACTAAGGTTCCAATCATGAGAAGTGTTGTCAGATATCTTATATTGAAAAGTGAAATCGATACGATTCTGAAAAAAAACTAA
- a CDS encoding radical SAM protein produces the protein MPFIPFQTRANLHYVYDMNRNSIYKIKQNQYEALSHISEGSYEEADVNVLKDFQQRGLLAESPILQIEHPASQMLEYQLERCVNSITFQMSQNCNLRCGYCPYSSNEIYNNRSHSALNITWDTLQQGIDFLVDHSKDVDHLHVAFYGGEPLIEKKLIIDTMKYTQEKVSGKEISFGMTTNGTLLDDSFAREVRDFNISIMISLDGPKDVHNENRTFVNGRGSYEIVYRNVVHIRDNYPDLYKKLKFNTVISPDGKFEEIFDYFRAGEGVSDLSKVNFNTLSMNYTETEFVYGEAYFEERNYEALKAYLLLLGKIKEEPVAFHKRDIETIYSYKEFLSPIKETPKVAHPSGTCVPGLKKLFVDVNGNLFPCERIDENSSLMKMGNLQDGFDIKKVREILNVGAVTEQNCKECWAFHCCSICPAAADNGKDEHYSESYKLSKCNRVKASALENLKNYTMTREFKYQFTREDISL, from the coding sequence ATGCCTTTTATTCCTTTTCAAACGAGAGCGAATCTGCATTACGTCTATGATATGAATAGAAACAGTATTTATAAAATCAAACAGAATCAGTATGAAGCGTTAAGTCATATTTCTGAGGGCAGTTATGAGGAAGCAGATGTAAATGTGCTTAAAGATTTTCAACAAAGGGGGCTTCTAGCTGAATCTCCGATTCTACAAATAGAGCATCCGGCAAGTCAAATGTTGGAGTACCAGTTAGAGCGTTGTGTTAATTCAATCACTTTTCAGATGTCTCAAAATTGCAACTTGCGTTGTGGTTACTGTCCATACTCTAGCAATGAAATTTATAATAATCGTTCACATTCTGCTCTGAATATAACCTGGGATACTTTGCAGCAAGGGATTGATTTCCTAGTAGACCATTCTAAAGACGTGGACCATTTGCATGTGGCTTTTTATGGTGGGGAGCCTTTGATTGAAAAAAAACTCATAATAGATACTATGAAATATACTCAGGAGAAAGTAAGCGGCAAAGAGATCTCCTTTGGAATGACTACGAATGGCACACTACTGGATGATAGTTTCGCAAGGGAAGTTCGTGATTTTAACATATCCATTATGATTAGCTTGGATGGACCGAAGGATGTTCATAATGAAAATAGGACGTTTGTTAATGGACGTGGTTCCTACGAGATTGTATACCGTAATGTTGTACATATTAGAGACAACTATCCTGATCTGTATAAGAAACTGAAGTTCAATACAGTTATTAGTCCAGATGGTAAGTTCGAAGAGATCTTTGATTACTTTAGAGCTGGAGAAGGAGTGAGTGACCTCTCTAAAGTTAACTTTAATACACTATCCATGAACTATACAGAGACGGAATTCGTTTATGGTGAGGCTTATTTTGAAGAACGAAATTACGAAGCTTTGAAGGCATATCTATTGCTACTAGGCAAAATAAAAGAAGAGCCTGTGGCTTTTCATAAACGTGATATTGAGACCATTTATAGCTACAAAGAGTTTCTTTCGCCAATCAAGGAGACTCCGAAAGTAGCTCATCCTAGTGGGACTTGTGTACCAGGATTGAAAAAACTATTTGTAGATGTAAACGGCAATTTATTTCCTTGTGAGCGTATAGATGAAAATTCTTCACTTATGAAAATGGGAAACCTTCAGGATGGTTTTGATATAAAAAAAGTACGAGAGATTCTGAATGTCGGAGCAGTTACGGAACAAAACTGTAAAGAATGCTGGGCTTTTCATTGCTGCTCCATATGCCCCGCTGCAGCGGATAATGGAAAGGATGAACATTATTCAGAAAGCTATAAGCTTAGCAAATGCAACAGAGTTAAAGCGTCGGCTTTAGAGAATTTAAAGAACTATACGATGACGAGGGAATTTAAATATCAGTTTACAAGAGAGGATATTTCACTGTGA
- a CDS encoding cold-shock protein, which yields MQTGTVKWFNADKGFGFIEVEGGEDVFVHFSAITGDGFKSLDEGQRVEFNVVQGNRGQQAENVVKL from the coding sequence ATGCAAACAGGAACAGTGAAATGGTTTAACGCGGACAAAGGCTTTGGTTTTATCGAGGTTGAAGGTGGAGAAGACGTATTCGTACATTTCAGCGCAATCACTGGTGACGGATTCAAGTCTTTGGACGAAGGACAACGTGTAGAATTTAACGTAGTTCAAGGCAATCGTGGTCAACAAGCTGAGAACGTTGTAAAACTCTAA
- a CDS encoding DinB family protein yields MAAKSKEQMILEFKSLIPFVKSLEEVPDKHWDKPIATGKWTVKDILCHLMLWDKYFYEGAIKKIILKEPLTTKQLDFNEFNANAIEYAKLLAKQTLIEQFVLYRSRILDAVTGLTDEEFDLEYKDGDRKNFSVRKYLRSFIPHDKHHKKQIEQFLKYIQQG; encoded by the coding sequence ATGGCAGCAAAATCAAAGGAGCAAATGATACTCGAATTTAAGTCCCTCATTCCATTCGTGAAATCATTAGAAGAGGTGCCAGATAAACATTGGGATAAGCCCATAGCCACTGGTAAATGGACCGTGAAGGATATTCTCTGTCACCTCATGCTCTGGGATAAATATTTCTATGAAGGTGCTATAAAGAAGATTATTTTGAAAGAACCATTAACAACGAAACAATTGGATTTTAACGAGTTTAATGCTAACGCGATTGAGTATGCCAAATTATTAGCTAAGCAAACCTTGATTGAACAATTTGTGCTCTACAGATCTAGAATTTTAGATGCAGTCACTGGATTAACAGATGAAGAATTCGATTTGGAATATAAAGATGGAGACCGCAAGAATTTCAGTGTTCGTAAGTATTTGAGAAGTTTTATCCCACATGATAAGCATCATAAAAAACAGATTGAACAATTCCTAAAATACATACAGCAAGGCTGA
- a CDS encoding ABC transporter ATP-binding protein, whose translation MKYNVVWISIKELFHPYRKNIWIISIVMLVTSIGSFLTPWFTKQLIDIGILDLDFYRVIQYVGLIFLVFLIQQLLGIFQFYYYKEISVRIPYDLNKKACKHVLSVRTKFFKDRNFSVVMSELFQDIANISSLTDTQFLTSFVNLFKVFAGLTALFYINWKLTLVMLATIPVKMLISSYLYKKQVKVYESIMHLQSNFSEWLGDAISGIEAIKVWGITGNRLAKLKVNLDESKNAKSKLMRYGFIDSISGSFMSTLFTCGLYLYGAWLIQKNEITIGGLVSFISYSSLVFEPITIISYLITQLSSVKPAFERFLRFLNTDAEIDKPEAKELLESISINELKFENVSLVYENEKALDQVSFTIQKGEKVAIIGLNGSGKSSVVNLLLRFYEPTEGSIKINDKDVKEYTFESYRSIWSLMAQNNYLFNDTVANNINISEELTNTEILESCKQSGAYSFIQDLPEKMDTRIGYNGAKLSGGQKQKITLARTLARKNTKILLLDEATSSYDYYSEQVFNEELLSSDRYMMTIMITHRPEVLKRLDKIIYLNGGKVLGIGTFDELYTSQESFRDMITSTQREETPDAFYSFSNESESALRL comes from the coding sequence ATGAAATACAATGTAGTATGGATCAGCATTAAAGAGTTATTTCATCCTTACCGTAAAAACATTTGGATAATCAGTATTGTAATGTTGGTGACTTCTATAGGGAGCTTTTTGACTCCTTGGTTTACCAAGCAGCTTATTGACATTGGTATTCTAGATTTGGATTTTTATCGAGTTATACAATACGTAGGACTGATTTTTTTAGTATTCCTTATCCAACAATTACTTGGCATATTTCAATTCTATTACTACAAGGAAATAAGTGTGAGAATACCCTATGACTTAAATAAGAAAGCTTGTAAACATGTATTATCCGTACGTACGAAATTTTTTAAAGACAGAAATTTCTCAGTAGTGATGTCAGAGCTTTTTCAAGATATCGCCAACATATCATCTTTGACAGACACGCAATTTTTAACATCTTTCGTTAATCTATTTAAAGTTTTCGCGGGCTTAACAGCCTTGTTTTATATTAACTGGAAATTGACCTTAGTTATGCTTGCTACAATTCCAGTCAAAATGCTAATTAGCAGTTATTTATATAAAAAGCAGGTAAAGGTTTATGAAAGCATTATGCATTTGCAATCAAATTTCTCAGAATGGTTAGGGGATGCAATTAGTGGTATTGAAGCGATAAAAGTATGGGGGATTACTGGCAACCGACTAGCGAAACTGAAAGTGAATCTGGATGAAAGTAAAAATGCTAAATCCAAGCTAATGCGGTATGGGTTTATTGACAGTATTTCTGGATCATTTATGTCTACATTGTTTACTTGTGGTCTTTACTTATACGGTGCTTGGTTAATCCAAAAAAATGAAATCACTATTGGCGGACTGGTATCTTTCATTTCTTACTCCTCACTGGTATTTGAACCAATTACTATCATATCGTATTTGATTACTCAATTATCCAGCGTGAAACCAGCTTTTGAGCGTTTTTTAAGATTTCTGAATACGGATGCTGAAATTGATAAACCAGAAGCGAAGGAATTATTAGAATCAATATCTATCAATGAGCTTAAATTCGAAAATGTATCATTAGTTTATGAGAATGAAAAAGCTCTGGATCAGGTTAGTTTCACTATTCAAAAAGGTGAGAAAGTAGCGATTATTGGTTTGAACGGAAGTGGCAAATCATCCGTTGTAAATCTGCTGCTAAGATTCTACGAGCCTACTGAAGGCAGCATTAAAATAAACGATAAAGATGTTAAAGAGTATACTTTTGAATCCTATCGCTCGATATGGAGTTTGATGGCTCAAAACAATTATCTTTTCAATGATACTGTGGCGAACAATATCAACATTTCTGAAGAGCTTACAAATACTGAAATATTGGAAAGCTGCAAACAGTCAGGAGCATATTCATTTATCCAAGATCTACCGGAAAAAATGGACACTCGAATTGGCTACAATGGCGCTAAACTATCAGGCGGACAAAAACAAAAAATAACACTTGCCCGAACATTAGCACGTAAGAACACAAAAATTCTGCTATTGGATGAAGCAACCTCAAGCTATGACTATTATTCAGAGCAGGTTTTTAACGAGGAATTGTTATCTTCAGATCGTTATATGATGACTATCATGATCACGCATCGACCGGAAGTATTGAAGAGATTAGATAAGATCATTTATTTAAATGGTGGCAAGGTTCTTGGGATAGGTACTTTTGATGAGCTGTACACATCTCAGGAGAGTTTTAGAGATATGATTACTAGTACTCAAAGGGAGGAAACCCCGGATGCCTTTTATTCCTTTTCAAACGAGAGCGAATCTGCATTACGTCTATGA
- a CDS encoding sensor histidine kinase: protein MNNILLDELFYALTLAALPFIIHYFYDHCFPRLWESKVILYSVYSAYYIFVLLLHYSPLPGLWMLGLNIVGIVLLSFFYKGKIQWRIGAALFIVALIILSDAATAPVYTTSGYIFTLFLSKILMFILVQITLRFTKSFGEGNLSSWYWIGLFCFPFISILSIAKLSSELSLREYPALYPTLSGGMLLINFLIILLCDRVLTIQSAQNKNYLLEQQNTYYMNQYLLTKEKQEEVFTFQHDFRNILLGLRSQLQAGEKEAGLNDVDKLLGVIELSSGSCNTGSILIDSIINYKSQFAKKLGISFQTDIKIPPQLDLDAYAFSIILGNTIDNAIEACKHPGVTQPYIKFQLHYHKGTLFIRIQNPYQHSIRTNHFGELATTKRDKHFHGIGLKSVKKAVEETGGIWDITYENQIFQVEICLFNIEILSVAEAEQKYTS, encoded by the coding sequence TTGAATAATATTCTTCTGGATGAGCTGTTCTATGCCCTCACGCTGGCAGCCCTCCCATTTATCATTCATTATTTCTATGACCATTGTTTCCCACGGCTTTGGGAATCCAAAGTAATCCTTTATTCCGTATATTCTGCCTATTATATATTTGTACTCCTCCTTCATTACAGTCCACTTCCCGGCTTATGGATGCTAGGGCTTAATATAGTGGGGATCGTTCTCTTGTCCTTTTTCTATAAAGGAAAAATACAATGGCGTATTGGTGCTGCTTTATTTATAGTCGCACTGATTATTCTTTCAGATGCAGCTACTGCACCTGTGTATACGACAAGCGGATACATCTTTACCTTGTTTTTGTCGAAGATTCTGATGTTTATACTGGTACAGATCACACTTCGTTTTACCAAATCTTTTGGCGAAGGGAATCTAAGCAGTTGGTATTGGATCGGGCTGTTCTGTTTTCCGTTTATCAGCATTCTCAGTATTGCAAAATTATCGAGCGAGCTGTCATTGCGAGAATATCCCGCCTTGTATCCGACTTTATCCGGAGGAATGCTGTTAATCAACTTCTTGATCATTCTTTTGTGTGATCGCGTATTAACCATACAATCGGCTCAGAATAAAAACTACTTATTGGAACAGCAAAACACCTACTATATGAACCAGTATCTGCTCACGAAAGAAAAGCAGGAAGAAGTCTTTACGTTTCAACATGATTTCAGGAATATCTTGCTCGGCCTGAGGTCACAATTACAAGCCGGGGAGAAAGAAGCCGGACTGAATGATGTGGATAAGCTTCTTGGAGTGATCGAACTCTCTTCAGGGAGTTGTAATACCGGCTCCATCCTAATCGACTCCATCATTAATTACAAGTCGCAATTTGCCAAAAAGCTGGGTATCTCCTTTCAAACAGACATTAAGATTCCACCTCAGCTTGACCTAGATGCGTATGCATTTAGCATTATTCTAGGGAACACCATTGATAATGCCATCGAAGCATGCAAGCATCCGGGTGTGACTCAGCCCTATATTAAATTCCAACTTCATTATCATAAGGGTACTTTATTTATCAGAATACAGAATCCATATCAGCATTCAATACGAACTAATCATTTCGGAGAATTAGCCACAACAAAACGAGACAAGCATTTTCATGGTATCGGTCTAAAAAGCGTAAAGAAGGCGGTAGAGGAAACCGGCGGAATATGGGATATTACCTATGAAAACCAAATTTTCCAAGTGGAAATTTGTCTTTTTAACATTGAGATCTTATCTGTTGCAGAAGCTGAGCAAAAATACACCTCTTAG
- a CDS encoding LCP family protein: MKNKQSTHPPASFALSRIEKKKVKKNKISKKMKIWYISIATLLLVGLGSFIFRKELMIFGFDNVVAPTIEHTLKESYVPLENTGESGLQATTENKDRPFSILLLGTDQRGKENGLSDSIIYTVIRPEDHKALLVSIPRDSFTEIIGAENIKGARKETKINAAHSYGGPQMSVDTVKNLLNAPIDYYATINFNGLVGVTDALGGVVLPITKVIENKSPDHEKLRIEPNKPIYSGKEALMYVRYREDSDFKRTERQRIFLKAALDRMKRIDNILNIQNIIEIAGSNFKTNMKSDFILDLAKKVILEGGTPEITSHMLQGEGKHTDQWYYILDENDVKRTHDMIEIWLNPASTEADLITASKDDAA, encoded by the coding sequence ATGAAAAATAAACAGAGTACTCATCCACCTGCTTCCTTTGCTTTAAGTAGAATCGAGAAAAAGAAAGTGAAAAAGAATAAAATCAGCAAGAAAATGAAGATTTGGTACATTTCGATCGCTACCTTACTTCTTGTTGGGCTGGGATCTTTTATTTTCCGTAAGGAACTAATGATTTTTGGGTTTGATAATGTTGTAGCACCAACTATTGAACACACCCTTAAAGAGTCCTACGTGCCGTTAGAAAACACTGGAGAATCTGGATTACAAGCAACGACGGAAAATAAAGACCGTCCTTTCTCTATCCTTCTACTAGGCACCGATCAGCGTGGCAAAGAGAATGGACTTTCTGACTCTATTATTTATACAGTCATTCGACCTGAAGACCATAAAGCATTACTTGTCTCTATTCCCCGTGATTCATTTACTGAAATTATTGGAGCGGAAAATATCAAAGGCGCACGAAAAGAAACCAAGATTAATGCGGCGCATTCCTACGGTGGTCCTCAGATGAGTGTGGATACCGTTAAGAATCTACTGAACGCCCCTATTGATTATTATGCTACTATTAATTTTAATGGGCTTGTGGGTGTTACAGATGCTCTTGGAGGAGTGGTGCTTCCAATCACCAAGGTGATAGAGAATAAGAGTCCCGATCATGAGAAACTAAGAATTGAGCCGAACAAACCGATCTATTCCGGCAAGGAAGCTTTAATGTATGTAAGATATCGGGAAGATTCGGATTTTAAGAGAACAGAGAGACAACGGATTTTCCTAAAAGCGGCGCTTGATCGGATGAAAAGAATAGATAATATTCTTAATATACAGAACATTATCGAGATTGCGGGCAGTAACTTTAAAACCAATATGAAGTCAGATTTTATTTTAGATTTGGCTAAAAAGGTAATTCTTGAAGGTGGAACCCCTGAAATAACGAGTCATATGCTCCAAGGGGAAGGAAAACATACGGATCAATGGTATTATATACTCGATGAAAATGATGTAAAGCGTACTCATGATATGATCGAGATTTGGCTGAATCCAGCATCTACTGAGGCTGATCTTATAACTGCTTCTAAGGATGATGCTGCATAA